In one Streptobacillus felis genomic region, the following are encoded:
- a CDS encoding ATP-binding cassette domain-containing protein, with product MFLLVKVGVRKSTLFNLILGRLKENEGQILIDNKKIENGDIENKHQMDY from the coding sequence ATGTTTTTGTTGGTAAAAGTGGGTGTGCGAAAATCTACTTTATTCAATCTAATATTAGGTAGATTAAAAGAAAATGAAGGTCAAATATTAATTGATAATAAAAAAATAGAAAATGGAGATATAGAAAATAAACATCAAATGGATTATG